The DNA window CTGACCTTCGGCGCGCACATCGGCGCTGCTGCGGGTGGACTGGACGCGGGCTTCGAAGTCGGTGCCGTACAGGTCGCCATTGAGTTCGGCGGCTTGTGCGCCGATCGAGGCAAAAGCGGCAACGGCGGCAATAGAGAGAATGCGTGCGGTGTTCATGATGGTGTCCTTTCAAACGTACTCTGTGGATCCGCTGGCCGCAGAAGCCATCGAGTCCTGCGGGGCGGTTTCGGTGAGTCGCCTTAGCGGGTTCGTCTCATCGATGGGTTGAACTGTACGCCCCTATTGGTCATGAAAAAACTACTCAGTCTATAATTGACTATTCCGGTATTTGGAATAATTGGCGTGTCTGGGGTGAGAAATCGGGCGTATACACGGCAGCACACAACTTGGTACAAGGCCCCGTTGCGCTATGGGCGTGGATGGGCTGAAATAGGCTTTTGCAGCCTGTTATCCC is part of the Simplicispira sp. 125 genome and encodes:
- a CDS encoding DUF4148 domain-containing protein, with the protein product MNTARILSIAAVAAFASIGAQAAELNGDLYGTDFEARVQSTRSSADVRAEGQQALASFAKGPVADHAARAVSTQDRTAVRAEAVTAARAGLIATGNRS